In a single window of the Saccharothrix australiensis genome:
- a CDS encoding sodium:solute symporter family protein — MPVLAEGQADLRLDAGPLDYALLAIYFAFVLGIGFLARRSVSSSLDFLLSGRSLPAWVTGLAFISANLGAIELLGMAANGAQYGMATVHYYWIGAIPAMVFLGLVMMPFYYGSKVRSVPEFLRRRFGKGAHLVNAVSFAVAQVLIAGVNLYALAFLLNLMLGWPIPLSVVIAAFVVLTYTTLGGLSAAIYNEVLQFFVIVAALLPLTLVGLHRVGGWDGLVDRVTAGPGGAEQLSAWPATELTGIQNPVLSVLGIVFGLGFVLSFGYWTTNFAEVQRALSAKSMSAARRTPIIGAYPKALIPFVVIIPGIIAALVVPELSALKAGDDSSGIVYNNALPALIGELLPNGMLGIAITGLLASFMAGVAANVSSFNTVFTYDLWQDYVRKDRPDEYYLRIGRLATIGGTLVAIGTAFLAAGYGNIMDYIQALFSFFNAPLFATFILAMFWKRMSAAAGWIGLVSGTLAAVLVFVLAETGVVDLPGQGASFVGAGVAFAVDILVSVAVTSVTRPVPEERLVGLVYSLTPKESRRHSATGEDAGWYRSPVVLGVGVLVLTIVLNIVFG, encoded by the coding sequence GTGCCCGTGCTCGCCGAGGGGCAGGCGGATCTCCGGCTGGACGCCGGGCCGCTCGACTACGCGCTGCTCGCGATCTACTTCGCGTTCGTCCTGGGCATCGGCTTCCTGGCGCGGCGCTCGGTGTCGTCCAGCCTGGACTTCCTGCTCTCCGGCCGCTCGCTGCCCGCCTGGGTCACCGGCCTCGCGTTCATCTCCGCCAACCTCGGCGCGATCGAACTGCTGGGCATGGCCGCCAACGGCGCGCAGTACGGCATGGCGACCGTGCACTACTACTGGATCGGCGCGATCCCGGCGATGGTCTTCCTCGGCCTGGTGATGATGCCGTTCTACTACGGCTCCAAGGTCCGCAGCGTCCCCGAGTTCCTGCGCCGCCGGTTCGGCAAGGGCGCGCACCTGGTCAACGCCGTCAGCTTCGCCGTCGCGCAGGTGCTGATCGCGGGCGTCAACCTCTACGCGCTGGCGTTCCTGCTCAACCTCATGCTCGGCTGGCCGATCCCGCTGTCGGTGGTGATCGCGGCGTTCGTCGTCCTCACCTACACCACGCTCGGCGGCCTGTCCGCGGCCATCTACAACGAGGTGCTCCAGTTCTTCGTGATCGTCGCGGCGCTGCTGCCGCTGACCCTCGTCGGCCTGCACCGGGTCGGCGGCTGGGACGGCCTGGTCGACCGGGTGACGGCCGGGCCCGGCGGCGCGGAGCAGCTGTCCGCGTGGCCGGCGACCGAGCTGACCGGCATCCAGAACCCGGTGCTCAGCGTGCTCGGCATCGTGTTCGGCCTGGGCTTCGTGCTGTCGTTCGGCTACTGGACGACCAACTTCGCCGAGGTGCAGCGCGCGCTGTCGGCCAAGAGCATGTCGGCCGCCCGCCGCACGCCGATCATCGGCGCGTACCCGAAGGCGCTGATCCCGTTCGTGGTCATCATCCCCGGCATCATCGCGGCGCTGGTGGTGCCCGAGCTGAGCGCGCTGAAGGCGGGCGACGACAGCTCCGGCATCGTCTACAACAACGCGCTGCCCGCGCTGATCGGCGAGCTGCTGCCGAACGGGATGCTCGGCATCGCCATCACGGGCCTGCTGGCCTCGTTCATGGCGGGCGTCGCGGCGAACGTGTCCTCGTTCAACACGGTCTTCACCTACGACCTGTGGCAGGACTACGTGCGCAAGGACCGCCCGGACGAGTACTACCTGCGGATCGGCCGGCTGGCCACGATCGGCGGCACGCTGGTCGCCATCGGCACGGCGTTCCTCGCCGCCGGCTACGGCAACATCATGGACTACATCCAGGCGCTGTTCTCGTTCTTCAACGCGCCGCTGTTCGCGACGTTCATCCTGGCGATGTTCTGGAAGCGGATGTCGGCCGCGGCCGGCTGGATCGGCCTGGTCTCGGGCACGCTCGCGGCGGTGCTGGTGTTCGTGCTCGCCGAGACCGGCGTCGTGGACCTGCCCGGCCAGGGCGCGAGCTTCGTCGGCGCGGGCGTGGCGTTCGCGGTGGACATCCTGGTGAGCGTGGCGGTCACGTCGGTCACCCGGCCGGTGCCGGAGGAGCGGCTGGTGGGGCTGGTCTACAGCCTGACGCCCAAGGAGAGCCGCCGGCACTCCGCCACGGGTGAGGACGCCGGCTGGTACCGCTCGCCGGTGGTGCTCGGCGTCGGCGTGCTCGTGCTGACCATCGTGCTCAACATCGTCTTCGGCTGA
- a CDS encoding amino acid permease, translating to MSLLRTKPVDRIADESAHTSLRRTLGLVPLIALSVGATLGTGIFVVLGQAAPVAGPAVAVSFAVAALAALFSALSYAELAGAVPVSGSAYSYAYATLGELVAWVCGWCLLLEYGVSVAAVAVGWSGYLNAFLDATLGVQLPAALSGDVVNLPAAVVVLLATAVLVGGVRESAAVTTVTTVLKVLVLLFFVVVAVFGFRSANLAPFAPAGVAGITGAASLVFFSFIGFDAASTAGEEAKNPQRDMPRAIVLSLAIVTVVYVLVALTAVGAVGVDVLEGSDASLATVLQRLTDASWPATVLSAGAVIAIASVVLTVLYGQTRVLVAMSRDGLVPKVFSRVGPRRVPTANTLIVGVVVAVLAALVPLGQLAEATSIGTLVAFGLVNIGVIVLRRTRPDLPRGFRTPWVPVVPLLGLGMCALLVAGLAPATWLAFGIWSVVGLVVYFAYGRRHSELARGE from the coding sequence GTGTCACTCCTCCGCACCAAGCCGGTCGACCGCATCGCCGACGAGAGCGCGCACACGTCGCTGCGCCGCACGCTCGGCCTGGTGCCGCTGATCGCCCTGTCCGTCGGCGCGACGCTCGGCACGGGCATCTTCGTGGTGCTCGGGCAGGCCGCGCCGGTCGCCGGGCCGGCCGTCGCGGTGTCGTTCGCGGTCGCCGCGCTGGCCGCCCTGTTCTCCGCGCTGTCCTACGCCGAGCTGGCGGGCGCGGTGCCGGTGTCCGGCTCGGCCTACTCCTACGCCTACGCGACGCTCGGCGAGCTGGTCGCCTGGGTCTGCGGGTGGTGCCTGCTGCTGGAGTACGGCGTGTCGGTGGCCGCCGTCGCGGTCGGGTGGAGCGGCTACCTCAACGCCTTCCTCGACGCGACGCTGGGCGTGCAGCTGCCCGCGGCGCTGTCCGGCGACGTGGTCAACCTGCCGGCGGCGGTCGTGGTGCTGCTCGCCACCGCCGTGCTGGTGGGCGGCGTGCGGGAGAGCGCCGCGGTCACGACCGTGACGACCGTCCTCAAGGTCCTGGTGCTGCTGTTCTTCGTCGTGGTGGCGGTGTTCGGCTTCCGGTCGGCGAACCTCGCGCCGTTCGCGCCCGCCGGGGTGGCGGGCATCACCGGTGCCGCGTCGCTGGTGTTCTTCTCGTTCATCGGGTTCGACGCGGCGTCCACGGCGGGCGAGGAGGCGAAGAACCCGCAGCGGGACATGCCGCGCGCCATCGTGCTCTCGCTGGCCATCGTGACCGTCGTGTACGTGCTGGTCGCGCTCACCGCCGTCGGCGCGGTCGGGGTGGACGTGCTGGAGGGCTCGGACGCCTCGCTCGCGACCGTGCTCCAGCGGCTCACCGACGCGAGCTGGCCGGCGACGGTGCTCTCGGCGGGCGCGGTGATCGCGATCGCCTCCGTGGTCCTGACCGTCCTGTACGGACAGACGCGCGTGCTGGTCGCCATGTCCCGCGACGGGCTGGTGCCGAAGGTGTTCTCCCGCGTCGGGCCGAGGCGGGTGCCCACGGCCAACACCCTGATCGTGGGCGTGGTCGTCGCGGTGCTGGCCGCCCTGGTGCCGCTCGGCCAGCTCGCCGAGGCCACCAGCATCGGGACGCTGGTCGCGTTCGGGCTGGTCAACATCGGGGTGATCGTGCTGCGCCGCACCCGGCCGGACCTGCCGCGCGGGTTCCGGACGCCGTGGGTGCCGGTGGTGCCGCTGCTCGGGCTCGGCATGTGCGCGCTGCTGGTGGCCGGGCTCGCGCCGGCCACGTGGTTGGCGTTCGGCATCTGGTCCGTGGTGGGCTTGGTGGTGTACTTCGCGTACGGACGTCGGCACTCGGAGTTGGCACGGGGAGAGTGA
- the dhaM gene encoding dihydroxyacetone kinase phosphoryl donor subunit DhaM has translation MWWEVVVIGLVVVSHSRLLADGVAELAGQMAPDVTIAPSGGDGAGGLGTDFDAVTEAVSRADSGTGVVVLFDLGSARMVAEMAAEASAGDVRVVDAPLVEGAVAAAVAAQRGSDLDEVAAAATGDRAAPAGARGEASGGGSAGVLGDGSAGGSEDGSVGVPGGGPAGVSGGGSAETPGDRAAGIPGGGSAELSGGGSAELSGGGSPGAPAEHAVREEVELTNEVGLHARPAALVARSLTGLDARVRVRFGPGEADATSVLALMGLGAPGGARVEVVATGPDAAEAVRRLRDLAARDFDE, from the coding sequence GTGTGGTGGGAGGTCGTGGTGATCGGGCTCGTGGTGGTGTCGCACAGCAGGTTGCTGGCCGACGGGGTGGCGGAGCTGGCCGGCCAGATGGCGCCGGACGTGACGATCGCGCCGTCCGGCGGTGACGGTGCGGGTGGGCTGGGCACGGATTTCGACGCGGTCACCGAGGCGGTCTCGCGGGCGGACTCGGGTACGGGCGTCGTGGTGCTGTTCGACCTGGGCAGCGCGCGGATGGTCGCCGAGATGGCGGCCGAGGCGTCGGCCGGCGACGTGCGGGTGGTGGACGCACCGCTGGTCGAGGGGGCGGTCGCGGCCGCCGTCGCGGCGCAGCGCGGGTCGGACCTGGACGAGGTGGCCGCCGCGGCGACCGGTGACCGCGCCGCGCCCGCCGGGGCCAGGGGCGAGGCGTCGGGTGGCGGTTCAGCAGGGGTGCTCGGTGACGGTTCCGCCGGGGGTTCGGAGGACGGTTCCGTCGGGGTTCCTGGTGGCGGTCCCGCCGGGGTCTCCGGTGGCGGTTCGGCCGAGACGCCCGGTGACAGGGCCGCCGGGATCCCCGGTGGAGGGTCGGCCGAGCTGTCGGGTGGCGGTTCGGCCGAGCTGTCCGGTGGAGGGTCGCCCGGTGCGCCCGCCGAGCACGCCGTCCGGGAGGAGGTCGAGCTGACCAACGAGGTCGGCCTGCACGCCCGGCCCGCCGCCCTGGTGGCGCGTTCGCTGACCGGTCTGGACGCACGGGTGCGCGTGCGCTTCGGGCCGGGGGAAGCGGATGCGACCAGCGTGCTCGCCCTGATGGGGCTGGGCGCTCCGGGCGGCGCGCGGGTCGAGGTGGTGGCGACCGGACCCGACGCCGCCGAGGCGGTGCGGCGATTGCGCGACCTCGCCGCGCGCGACTTCGACGAATAG
- a CDS encoding GNAT family N-acetyltransferase, which produces MTAVAELLSTDVLAGAEELADVLADAVEGGASVGFLSPLPRPHAVSWWRAQAAAVANGVLAVWVARAEGRIVGTVQVRFTSTLNGTHRAEVAKLLVLRRARGAGLGRRLLAAAERGAAGRGATLLTLDTRTGSPAEALYRSAGWTEVGVIPDYATDPRGALHPTTVFFKRLGTPEERRAG; this is translated from the coding sequence GTGACCGCCGTCGCGGAGCTGCTGTCCACCGACGTGCTGGCCGGGGCCGAGGAGCTGGCCGACGTGCTGGCCGACGCGGTCGAGGGCGGCGCGTCGGTCGGCTTCCTGTCGCCGCTGCCGCGCCCGCACGCGGTGTCGTGGTGGCGGGCGCAGGCGGCGGCCGTCGCGAACGGCGTGCTGGCGGTGTGGGTGGCCCGCGCGGAGGGGCGGATCGTCGGCACCGTCCAGGTCCGGTTCACCTCCACCCTCAACGGGACGCACCGCGCCGAGGTCGCCAAGCTGCTGGTGCTGCGCCGGGCGCGCGGCGCCGGCCTGGGCAGGCGGCTCCTGGCCGCCGCCGAGCGGGGCGCGGCCGGCCGGGGCGCGACCCTGCTGACGCTGGACACGCGGACCGGCTCGCCCGCCGAGGCGCTGTACCGGTCGGCGGGGTGGACGGAGGTCGGCGTGATCCCGGACTACGCGACCGACCCGCGCGGCGCGCTGCACCCGACCACGGTGTTCTTCAAGCGGCTCGGCACACCCGAGGAGCGCCGCGCCGGCTGA
- the nucS gene encoding endonuclease NucS, giving the protein MRLVIARCQVDYVGRLTAHLPMAQRLLLIKADGSVSVHSDDRAYKPLNWMSPPCWLIEEPDLWVVQNKAGEKLIITLAEVLHDSKHELGPEPGLVKDGVEADLQKLLAEHVTTLGEGWTLVRREFPTAIGPVDLMCRDAAGGSVAVEIKRRGEIDGVEQLTRYLELLNRDPLLAPVRGVFAAQQIKPQARTLAEDRGIRCVVLDYDALRGIEPDEFRLF; this is encoded by the coding sequence GTGCGCCTAGTGATCGCTCGCTGCCAGGTCGACTACGTCGGACGCCTCACCGCCCACCTGCCGATGGCCCAGCGCCTGCTGCTGATCAAGGCCGACGGCTCGGTGTCCGTGCACAGCGACGACCGGGCGTACAAGCCGCTGAACTGGATGAGCCCGCCGTGCTGGCTCATCGAGGAACCGGACCTGTGGGTCGTGCAGAACAAGGCGGGCGAGAAGCTGATCATCACCCTGGCCGAGGTGCTGCACGACTCCAAGCACGAGCTGGGCCCGGAGCCCGGCCTGGTGAAGGACGGCGTGGAGGCCGACCTCCAGAAGCTGCTCGCGGAGCACGTGACGACGCTGGGCGAGGGCTGGACGCTGGTCCGGCGCGAGTTCCCGACCGCGATCGGGCCGGTCGACCTGATGTGCCGCGACGCGGCGGGCGGGTCGGTGGCGGTGGAGATCAAGCGCCGGGGCGAGATCGACGGCGTGGAACAGCTGACCCGCTACCTGGAACTGCTCAACCGCGACCCGCTGCTGGCCCCGGTGCGGGGCGTGTTCGCGGCGCAGCAGATCAAGCCGCAGGCGCGGACGTTGGCGGAGGACCGGGGCATCCGCTGCGTGGTCCTCGACTACGACGCCCTGCGCGGCATCGAACCCGACGAGTTCCGCCTGTTCTGA
- a CDS encoding NUDIX domain-containing protein: METLGSREVYANPWMTVREDPVRRADGTTGIYGVVDKPDYALIIPLDGERLRLVEQFRYPLGMRRWEFPQGTAPERATEEPIALAERELREETGLRAGRLVELGLLDVAAGMSSQRGRVFLATQLVEGFHEREHEEQDMRSAWFPRAEFEAMVARGDITDAQSIAAYTLLLLHENAQP; this comes from the coding sequence GTGGAGACCCTTGGATCGCGTGAGGTGTACGCGAACCCCTGGATGACGGTCCGGGAGGACCCGGTCCGGCGGGCGGACGGCACGACCGGGATCTACGGCGTGGTGGACAAGCCGGACTACGCGCTGATCATCCCGCTGGACGGGGAGCGGCTGCGGCTGGTCGAGCAGTTCCGGTACCCGCTCGGGATGCGGCGCTGGGAGTTCCCCCAGGGCACCGCGCCGGAGCGGGCCACCGAGGAGCCGATCGCGCTGGCCGAGCGGGAGCTGCGCGAGGAGACCGGGCTCCGCGCGGGCAGGCTGGTGGAGCTGGGCCTGCTGGACGTCGCGGCCGGCATGTCCAGCCAGCGCGGCCGGGTGTTCCTGGCGACGCAGCTCGTCGAGGGCTTCCACGAGCGGGAGCACGAGGAGCAGGACATGCGCTCGGCGTGGTTCCCGCGCGCGGAGTTCGAGGCGATGGTCGCGCGCGGCGACATCACCGACGCCCAGTCGATCGCCGCGTACACCCTGCTCCTGCTGCACGAGAACGCGCAGCCGTGA
- the dhaK gene encoding dihydroxyacetone kinase subunit DhaK: MKKIINDPATVVADALRGMALAHADLLDVQYDPAVVVRADAPVPRKVAVVSGGGSGHEPLHGGFVGRGMLDAACPGAVFTSPTPDQVQAALARTDGGAGAVLIVKNYTGDVLNFETGAELAAVDGVDVRTVVVDDDVAVRDSLFTAGRRGVGGTVLVEKVVGAAAERGVGLDGCEALARKVIGQVRSMGLALSPCTVPHAGQPSFALGDDEMELGVGIHGEPGRRRVPLAPADSLVPALLDPILADLPFAEGDRVLLFTNGMGGTPLMELYLAHGIAERLLAERGITVERRLVGPYVTSLEMQGMSLTLLKLDDELVELWDAPVRTAALRWGV; this comes from the coding sequence TTGAAGAAGATCATCAACGATCCGGCGACGGTGGTGGCGGACGCGCTGCGCGGCATGGCCCTCGCGCACGCCGACCTGCTCGACGTCCAGTACGACCCGGCGGTGGTGGTGCGGGCCGACGCGCCGGTGCCGCGCAAGGTCGCGGTGGTCTCCGGCGGCGGCTCGGGCCACGAGCCGCTGCACGGCGGGTTCGTCGGGCGCGGGATGCTCGACGCGGCCTGCCCCGGCGCGGTGTTCACCTCGCCGACCCCGGACCAGGTGCAGGCCGCCCTGGCCCGCACGGACGGCGGCGCGGGCGCGGTGCTGATCGTGAAGAACTACACCGGTGACGTGCTGAACTTCGAGACCGGCGCCGAACTGGCCGCCGTGGACGGCGTCGACGTGCGCACGGTGGTGGTCGACGACGACGTGGCGGTGCGGGACTCGCTGTTCACCGCCGGCCGCCGCGGCGTGGGCGGCACCGTGCTGGTGGAGAAGGTCGTCGGCGCCGCCGCCGAGCGCGGTGTCGGCCTCGACGGCTGCGAGGCGTTGGCGCGCAAGGTGATCGGCCAGGTCCGCTCGATGGGCCTGGCGCTGTCGCCGTGCACCGTCCCGCACGCCGGGCAGCCGAGCTTCGCGCTGGGCGACGACGAGATGGAGCTGGGCGTCGGCATCCACGGCGAGCCGGGGCGGCGGCGGGTGCCCCTCGCGCCCGCCGACTCGCTGGTGCCCGCGCTGCTCGACCCGATCCTGGCGGACCTGCCGTTCGCCGAGGGCGACAGGGTGCTGCTGTTCACCAACGGCATGGGCGGCACACCGCTGATGGAGCTGTACCTGGCGCACGGCATCGCCGAGCGGCTGCTGGCCGAGCGCGGGATCACCGTGGAGCGGCGGCTGGTCGGCCCGTACGTCACCAGCCTGGAGATGCAGGGCATGAGCCTGACGTTGCTGAAGCTGGACGACGAGCTGGTCGAGCTGTGGGACGCGCCCGTGCGCACGGCGGCCCTGCGGTGGGGTGTCTGA
- a CDS encoding aldehyde dehydrogenase family protein, whose product MTQTAPTGPPRVDEQRRFASLDPRTGEVVAHHPVHGEAEVRAAVEAGRAAAAFWDGLGFDGRRARLDAWRRLLVRRLDELLALVSAETGKSADDARTELALVVDHLHWAARQAAGVLGRRKVKPGVLMYNHAATLEYRPLGVVGVIGPWNYPAFTPMGSIAYALAAGNAVVFKPSEYTPGVGVFLAEAFAEVVPEHPVFQVVTGFGETGAALCAAGVDKLAFTGSTATGRKVMAACAATLTPVLVECGGKDPLIVAEDADVEAAAEAAVWGGIFNSGQTCAGVERVYVVDAVHDRFVGLVAEKARRLRPGGEPGADFGPITMPRQVEVIRSHVADALARGGRAVVGGLESVRPPYVEPVVLVDVPEDALAVTEETFGPTLVVNRVADVDEAVRRANALPFGLGATVFSRNRGDELAARLRCGMVSVNSVLAYASVPGLPFGGVGDSGFGRIHGEDGLREFAYAHAVTRKRFGAALDPMTYERGSRTMRRVLRLVRLLYGR is encoded by the coding sequence ATGACGCAGACCGCTCCCACCGGCCCGCCGCGGGTCGACGAGCAGCGGAGGTTCGCCTCGCTGGACCCCCGCACGGGCGAGGTCGTCGCGCACCACCCCGTGCACGGCGAGGCCGAGGTGCGCGCGGCGGTGGAGGCGGGCCGGGCGGCGGCGGCGTTCTGGGACGGCCTCGGGTTCGACGGCAGGCGCGCCCGGCTCGACGCGTGGCGCAGGCTGCTGGTCCGCCGGCTCGACGAGCTGCTGGCGCTGGTCAGCGCCGAGACCGGGAAGTCGGCCGACGACGCGCGCACCGAGCTGGCGCTGGTCGTCGACCACCTGCACTGGGCGGCCCGGCAGGCGGCCGGGGTGCTGGGCAGGCGCAAGGTCAAACCCGGCGTGCTGATGTACAACCACGCGGCGACGCTGGAGTACCGGCCGCTGGGCGTGGTGGGCGTCATCGGGCCGTGGAACTACCCGGCGTTCACCCCGATGGGGTCGATCGCGTACGCGCTGGCCGCCGGCAACGCCGTGGTGTTCAAGCCGAGCGAGTACACGCCCGGCGTGGGGGTGTTCCTGGCCGAGGCGTTCGCGGAGGTCGTGCCCGAGCACCCGGTGTTCCAGGTGGTGACGGGGTTCGGCGAGACCGGCGCGGCGCTGTGCGCGGCCGGGGTGGACAAGCTCGCGTTCACCGGCTCCACGGCGACCGGGCGGAAGGTCATGGCGGCGTGCGCCGCGACGCTGACGCCCGTGCTGGTGGAGTGCGGCGGCAAGGACCCGCTGATCGTGGCCGAGGACGCGGACGTCGAGGCCGCCGCCGAGGCCGCCGTGTGGGGCGGGATCTTCAACTCCGGCCAGACGTGCGCGGGCGTCGAGCGGGTGTACGTGGTGGACGCCGTGCACGACCGGTTCGTCGGGCTGGTGGCCGAGAAGGCGCGCAGGCTGCGGCCCGGTGGCGAGCCGGGCGCGGACTTCGGGCCGATCACCATGCCCCGGCAGGTGGAGGTCATCCGGTCGCACGTCGCCGACGCCCTGGCGCGGGGCGGGCGGGCGGTCGTGGGCGGGCTGGAGTCGGTCCGGCCGCCGTACGTCGAGCCGGTGGTGCTGGTGGACGTGCCCGAGGACGCCCTGGCCGTCACCGAGGAGACGTTCGGGCCGACCCTCGTGGTGAACCGGGTGGCCGACGTGGACGAGGCCGTGCGGCGCGCCAACGCGCTGCCCTTCGGGCTGGGCGCGACGGTGTTCTCGCGCAACCGGGGCGACGAGCTGGCGGCGCGGCTGCGCTGCGGGATGGTGTCGGTGAACTCCGTGCTGGCGTACGCGTCCGTGCCGGGGCTGCCGTTCGGCGGGGTGGGCGACTCGGGGTTCGGGCGCATCCACGGCGAGGACGGCCTGCGCGAGTTCGCCTACGCGCACGCGGTGACCCGCAAGCGGTTCGGCGCGGCCCTCGACCCGATGACGTACGAGCGCGGCTCGCGCACCATGCGGCGGGTCCTGCGCCTCGTGCGGCTGCTTTACGGGCGCTGA
- the dhaL gene encoding dihydroxyacetone kinase subunit DhaL: MGCTAERVAEALRAVARVVAEHRDELVRLDREIGDGDHGENLNRGFAAVVSKLDAEVPATPGAVLKLAATTLISTVGGAAGPLYGTGFLRAAAAVGDAGELDAAAVAGALRAALEGVVARGKAVVGDKTMVDALTPAVGAASAAVAGGDVAGVLDAAAEAAERGAESTVPLVARKGRASYLGERAVGHLDPGARSTSLLLRALAGSAR; encoded by the coding sequence ATGGGGTGCACGGCCGAGCGGGTGGCGGAGGCGCTGCGGGCGGTGGCGCGGGTGGTCGCCGAGCACCGGGACGAGCTGGTGCGGCTGGACCGGGAGATCGGCGACGGCGACCACGGCGAGAACCTGAACCGCGGCTTCGCGGCCGTGGTGTCCAAATTGGACGCCGAGGTGCCCGCGACGCCCGGTGCGGTGCTGAAGCTGGCGGCCACCACGTTGATCTCCACGGTCGGCGGTGCGGCCGGTCCGCTGTACGGGACGGGGTTCCTGCGCGCGGCGGCGGCGGTGGGTGATGCGGGGGAGTTGGACGCGGCGGCGGTGGCGGGTGCGCTGCGGGCGGCGCTGGAGGGCGTCGTGGCGCGGGGCAAGGCGGTCGTGGGGGACAAGACGATGGTGGACGCGCTGACGCCCGCGGTGGGTGCGGCGTCGGCCGCGGTCGCCGGCGGCGACGTGGCCGGGGTGCTGGACGCCGCGGCCGAGGCGGCGGAGCGGGGTGCGGAGTCGACCGTGCCGCTGGTGGCGCGCAAGGGGCGGGCGTCTTACCTGGGTGAGCGGGCGGTCGGGCACCTCGATCCCGGTGCGCGGTCGACGTCGTTGCTGCTGCGGGCGTTGGCCGGGAGCGCTCGGTGA
- a CDS encoding 3-hydroxyacyl-CoA dehydrogenase family protein, with protein sequence MTRQFDTVGVIGLGTMGAGIAEVLARTGRTVLAVDVDDEGLARGRGHLDHSTGRAVAKGKLTAADRARLLDRITFHTSLDALADADLVIEAVPEQLDRKADVLAALDRICGPDTVLASNTSSLSITEIGVRTGRPGKVVGMHFFNPAPVLKLVEVVRTVVTEPDVVTDVVAFAESLGKTPVVIGDRAGFIANALLFGYLNHAVRMYESRYATREDLDAAMRHGCGYPMGPLALLDLIGLDTAYEILDTMYHQSRNRLHAPAPLLKQMITAGLLGRKSGRGFYAYDGPDSPTVVPDALTPVASADAAPAREVRRVGVVGTGVMATGIAEVFAKRGYDVVLRARSRDKAEAALGRVRGSLDKAVARGRLAEADRDAALARVTPAVEFADLADCDLVVEAVAEELAVKRSVFRALDDVCKPGAVLATTTSSLPVIECAAATSRPGDVVGLHFFNPAQVMKLVEVVGTIATSADVVATARRVCLDLGKQPVHCGDRAGFIVNALLFPYLNDAVKMLEAHYASADDIDNAMKVGCSLPMGPFELLDVVGLDVSLAIERTLYLEFREAGFAPAPLLEHLVTAGRLGRKTGKGFRDYT encoded by the coding sequence GTGACGCGCCAGTTCGACACGGTCGGAGTCATCGGTCTCGGCACGATGGGCGCGGGCATCGCGGAGGTGCTTGCCCGGACCGGTCGCACCGTCCTCGCGGTGGACGTCGACGACGAGGGGTTGGCGCGCGGGCGCGGGCACCTCGACCACTCGACCGGGCGCGCGGTGGCCAAGGGCAAGCTCACCGCCGCCGACCGCGCCCGGCTGCTGGACCGGATCACCTTCCACACCTCCCTGGACGCCCTCGCCGACGCCGACCTCGTCATCGAGGCCGTGCCGGAACAGCTCGACCGCAAGGCCGACGTGCTCGCCGCCCTCGACCGGATCTGCGGGCCGGACACCGTCCTCGCGTCCAACACGTCCTCACTGTCGATCACCGAGATCGGCGTGCGCACCGGACGTCCCGGCAAGGTCGTCGGGATGCACTTCTTCAACCCCGCGCCGGTGCTGAAGCTGGTCGAGGTCGTCCGCACGGTGGTCACCGAGCCGGACGTCGTGACCGACGTGGTCGCGTTCGCCGAATCCCTCGGCAAGACACCGGTCGTCATCGGCGACCGCGCCGGGTTCATCGCCAACGCGCTGCTGTTCGGCTACCTCAACCACGCCGTGCGGATGTACGAATCCCGTTACGCCACAAGGGAAGACCTCGACGCGGCCATGCGCCACGGCTGCGGCTACCCGATGGGACCGCTGGCGCTGCTCGACCTCATCGGCCTCGACACGGCCTACGAGATCCTCGACACGATGTACCACCAGTCCCGCAACCGGCTCCACGCGCCCGCCCCGCTGCTCAAGCAGATGATCACGGCGGGACTGCTGGGCCGCAAGAGCGGGCGTGGCTTCTACGCCTACGACGGGCCCGACTCGCCGACCGTCGTGCCCGACGCGCTGACACCCGTCGCGTCCGCCGACGCCGCGCCCGCGCGGGAGGTGCGGCGGGTCGGCGTGGTCGGCACCGGCGTCATGGCGACCGGCATCGCGGAGGTGTTCGCCAAGCGCGGCTACGACGTCGTCCTGCGGGCCCGTTCGCGGGACAAGGCCGAGGCGGCGCTGGGCCGGGTGCGCGGGTCGCTGGACAAGGCGGTCGCGCGCGGCCGGCTGGCGGAGGCCGACCGGGACGCGGCGCTGGCCCGCGTCACACCCGCGGTCGAGTTCGCGGACCTCGCCGACTGCGACCTCGTGGTCGAGGCCGTCGCGGAGGAGCTGGCGGTCAAGAGGTCCGTGTTCCGCGCGCTGGACGACGTCTGCAAGCCGGGCGCGGTGCTCGCCACCACCACGTCCTCGCTGCCGGTGATCGAGTGCGCGGCGGCCACCTCGCGGCCCGGCGACGTGGTGGGCCTGCACTTCTTCAACCCGGCGCAGGTGATGAAGCTGGTGGAGGTCGTCGGGACCATCGCCACGTCCGCCGACGTCGTCGCCACCGCCCGGCGGGTGTGCCTGGACCTGGGCAAGCAGCCGGTGCACTGCGGCGACCGCGCCGGGTTCATCGTCAACGCGCTGCTCTTCCCGTACCTCAACGACGCGGTGAAGATGCTGGAGGCGCACTACGCGTCCGCCGACGACATCGACAACGCCATGAAGGTCGGCTGCTCGCTGCCGATGGGGCCGTTCGAACTGCTGGACGTCGTCGGCCTGGACGTGTCCCTGGCCATCGAGCGCACGCTCTACCTGGAGTTCCGCGAAGCCGGCTTCGCGCCCGCGCCGCTGCTGGAGCACCTGGTGACGGCGGGCAGGCTCGGCCGCAAGACCGGCAAGGGTTTCCGCGACTACACCTGA